From Pseudomonas sp. stari2, a single genomic window includes:
- a CDS encoding ABC transporter permease gives MFKLSPLGRRRFERFKKNRRGWWSLWLFIGLFVISLGGELIANEKPLVVSYQGQWYFPVLKRHTEQEFGGQLPFQADYRSDYVQNLIRKDGGWLLFPPIPFSEDTPNYDLNKPAPSPPTSVNWLGTDDQARDVLARVIFGARVSILFALMLTFVSALIGIAAGALQGYYGGWIDLLGQRLLEVWSGLPVLYLLIILSGFVEPNFWWLLGIMALFSWLALVDVVRAEFLRGRNLEYVKAARALGLTDRKVIFRHILPNAMNATLSYLPFILTGAISTLTALDFLGFGMPAGSASLGELIGQGKQNLQAPWLGLTAFFTLALILSLLVFIGEALRDAFDPRS, from the coding sequence ATGTTCAAGCTCTCGCCTCTGGGACGGCGTCGTTTCGAACGTTTCAAGAAAAACCGCCGAGGCTGGTGGTCGCTATGGTTGTTCATTGGCCTGTTCGTGATCAGTCTCGGTGGCGAGCTGATCGCCAACGAAAAACCACTGGTCGTCAGCTATCAGGGCCAATGGTACTTCCCGGTGCTCAAGCGCCACACCGAACAGGAGTTCGGCGGCCAACTACCCTTTCAGGCTGATTACCGCAGCGACTACGTCCAGAATCTGATCCGCAAGGACGGTGGCTGGCTGCTGTTTCCGCCGATCCCGTTCAGTGAGGACACGCCGAACTACGACCTCAACAAACCGGCGCCGAGTCCACCGACTTCCGTCAACTGGCTGGGCACCGACGATCAGGCGCGGGACGTGCTGGCAAGGGTGATTTTCGGTGCGCGGGTATCGATCCTGTTCGCGCTGATGCTGACCTTCGTCAGCGCCTTGATCGGCATCGCGGCCGGCGCACTGCAAGGCTACTACGGTGGCTGGATCGACTTGCTCGGTCAGCGTCTGCTTGAAGTCTGGTCGGGGCTGCCGGTGCTGTACCTGCTGATCATTCTTTCGGGGTTCGTCGAACCGAATTTCTGGTGGCTTCTGGGAATCATGGCGTTGTTTTCCTGGCTGGCACTGGTGGACGTGGTACGCGCCGAGTTCCTGCGCGGGCGTAACCTGGAATACGTCAAGGCTGCACGGGCCCTGGGCCTGACCGACCGCAAGGTGATCTTCCGGCACATTCTGCCCAACGCAATGAATGCCACGCTGAGCTATCTGCCATTCATTCTGACCGGGGCGATTTCCACCCTGACTGCGCTGGATTTCCTCGGCTTCGGCATGCCCGCCGGCAGTGCATCGCTGGGCGAGTTGATCGGCCAGGGCAAACAGAACCTGCAGGCACCGTGGCTGGGATTGACGGCGTTTTTCACCCTCGCGCTGATTCTGTCCCTGCTGGTATTCATCGGCGAAGCATTGCGCGATGCCTTTGACCCGCGCTCATGA
- a CDS encoding extracellular solute-binding protein, translating to MRLAFSSLMFTAVALLMSAAGVSAAPQHALTVYGEPAKYPANFSHFDYTNPQAPKGGTMRRSAIEIGHFDHVLPYIDKGIGVTQIDGLLYSPLAQRSMDEPYTVYGLVAQKMERSEDGLSLRFFINPKARFADGEPITAEDVRYTYDLLMTQGSLRYRTQFADVKGVEVEAPLTVRFDFKSNENRTLPLDIATLPVFPEHWWKTRDFAGGGGYEPPLGSGPYRVGKVDSGRSITFERNPDWWGKDLPVSRGLYNFDHFSIEYFGDTDVARQVLRGGAYDYNREFSATGYSIGYDSPALSDGRLQKAHLATEAPQSAQGFVFNLQKPMFQDRRVRQALAMLWDFEWSNRQMMRNMYIRQQSYFSNSALAARELPDAAELKILEPLRGQIPDEVFTQVFEAPKTDGSGLIRDKQLQALELLEQAGWKPDGDQLVNAQGEPLSFTFLVSQNGMDRLLLPYKRTLKQIGINLDIRRIDSSQYVNRLMSRDYDMIVTGYPVTTSPGGELLNYFGSASANDPGANNYMVLKNPAVDTLINGLIRASTQADMLHYAHALDRVLQWNYYWIPNYYPPGTSTVWWNRFGIPTVQASNDEAIESWWEISSTPLTNQQMTAEKISRGRPGGPH from the coding sequence ATGCGACTGGCTTTCTCCTCCTTGATGTTCACTGCCGTGGCTCTGTTGATGAGCGCCGCCGGTGTGAGCGCTGCACCGCAGCATGCATTGACCGTTTACGGCGAACCAGCGAAGTACCCGGCCAATTTCAGTCACTTCGACTACACCAATCCCCAGGCCCCCAAGGGCGGAACGATGCGCCGTTCGGCGATCGAGATCGGTCACTTCGACCATGTCCTGCCCTACATCGACAAAGGCATCGGCGTCACCCAGATCGACGGCCTGCTGTATTCCCCGCTGGCCCAGCGCTCGATGGACGAGCCTTACACCGTCTACGGGCTGGTGGCACAGAAGATGGAGCGCTCCGAGGATGGTCTGTCCCTGCGCTTCTTCATCAATCCCAAGGCACGCTTCGCCGATGGTGAACCGATCACTGCCGAAGACGTGCGCTACACCTACGATTTGCTCATGACCCAGGGCAGCCTGCGCTATCGCACCCAGTTCGCCGACGTCAAAGGCGTCGAAGTCGAAGCGCCGCTCACCGTACGCTTCGACTTCAAGAGCAATGAAAACCGCACCCTGCCGCTGGACATCGCAACCCTGCCGGTGTTTCCCGAGCATTGGTGGAAGACCCGGGATTTCGCCGGCGGTGGCGGTTATGAACCGCCGCTGGGCAGCGGCCCGTACCGGGTCGGCAAGGTCGATTCCGGACGCAGTATCACCTTCGAGCGTAATCCCGATTGGTGGGGCAAGGACTTGCCGGTCAGCCGCGGGCTCTACAACTTCGACCACTTCAGCATCGAGTACTTCGGCGACACCGACGTCGCCCGTCAGGTATTGCGCGGCGGTGCCTATGACTACAACCGCGAATTTTCCGCTACCGGCTACTCGATCGGCTACGACAGCCCGGCCCTGAGCGATGGGCGTCTGCAGAAGGCTCACCTGGCAACCGAAGCACCGCAATCGGCGCAAGGCTTCGTGTTCAACCTGCAGAAACCGATGTTTCAGGACCGCCGCGTACGCCAGGCATTGGCCATGCTCTGGGACTTCGAATGGAGCAACCGGCAGATGATGCGCAACATGTACATCCGCCAGCAGAGTTACTTTTCCAACAGCGCCCTCGCCGCCCGTGAACTGCCGGACGCTGCCGAACTGAAGATTCTTGAACCGTTGCGCGGGCAGATTCCCGACGAGGTCTTCACCCAGGTCTTCGAGGCGCCGAAAACTGATGGCAGCGGCCTGATCCGCGACAAACAGTTGCAAGCGCTGGAACTGCTGGAACAGGCCGGCTGGAAACCCGATGGCGATCAATTGGTCAACGCACAGGGCGAGCCATTGAGCTTCACCTTCCTGGTCAGCCAGAACGGCATGGACCGGCTGCTGCTGCCCTACAAGCGCACACTGAAACAGATCGGCATCAACCTCGATATCCGCCGCATCGACTCTTCGCAGTACGTCAATCGCCTGATGAGCCGCGACTACGACATGATTGTCACCGGTTACCCGGTCACCACCTCACCCGGGGGCGAACTGCTCAACTACTTCGGTTCTGCCTCGGCCAACGATCCCGGCGCCAACAACTACATGGTCCTGAAGAATCCGGCGGTGGACACTTTGATCAACGGCCTCATTCGCGCCTCGACCCAGGCCGACATGCTGCATTACGCCCATGCGCTGGATCGAGTGCTGCAATGGAATTACTACTGGATTCCCAACTATTACCCGCCGGGCACCTCGACCGTGTGGTGGAACCGTTTCGGTATTCCGACCGTACAGGCGAGCAATGACGAAGCGATCGAAAGCTGGTGGGAAATCAGCAGCACGCCGCTGACCAACCAGCAGATGACGGCCGAGAAAATCAGCCGTGGCAGACCCGGAGGGCCGCACTGA
- a CDS encoding esterase/lipase family protein, which produces MQQDTTTRYPILLVHGLFGFERIGPVELFHDVRQALKAIGAQVFVPHLSAIHNNEVRGRQLLCQIGSVLKGTGAAKVNLIGHSQGALAARYAAALAPHKVASVTSVSGPNHGSELADFLRKALIPGNLPEIVAQNVATLFSDFLCLLSGTTALPQHALAALNALTTEGVGDFNDKYPQGLPQSWGGQGAEQVNDVRYYSWSGVVPSLNLQKPDPVQDICRALSQYFTTEPLQNDGFVGRYSSHLGTVIRSDYPIDHLRSLGRTADKHAGAVDSIKLYVEHALRLQAANL; this is translated from the coding sequence ATGCAACAAGACACCACCACCCGTTACCCCATCCTCCTGGTGCACGGCTTGTTCGGATTCGAGCGCATCGGCCCAGTTGAGCTGTTCCACGACGTCAGGCAGGCGCTGAAGGCTATTGGGGCGCAGGTTTTCGTGCCGCACTTGTCAGCCATTCACAACAACGAAGTACGCGGCAGACAACTGCTTTGCCAGATCGGCTCCGTGCTCAAGGGCACGGGTGCGGCGAAAGTCAACCTGATCGGCCATAGCCAGGGTGCACTGGCTGCTCGGTACGCGGCAGCGCTTGCCCCACACAAAGTTGCATCCGTGACATCGGTCAGCGGACCGAATCACGGTTCGGAACTGGCGGACTTCCTGCGCAAGGCACTGATCCCCGGAAACCTGCCGGAGATCGTCGCGCAAAACGTGGCCACACTGTTTTCTGACTTTCTGTGCCTCCTCAGCGGGACCACGGCGCTGCCGCAACATGCATTGGCCGCATTGAATGCCCTGACGACCGAAGGCGTCGGCGACTTCAATGACAAGTACCCGCAAGGCCTGCCGCAGAGCTGGGGCGGGCAAGGCGCCGAACAGGTCAATGACGTGCGCTACTACTCCTGGAGTGGTGTCGTACCGTCATTGAATCTGCAGAAACCCGACCCGGTGCAAGACATCTGCCGGGCTCTGTCGCAGTACTTCACGACCGAACCTCTGCAAAACGATGGCTTCGTCGGGCGCTACAGTTCTCATCTGGGCACCGTGATCCGCTCCGACTATCCGATTGATCATCTGCGCAGCCTCGGTCGAACCGCTGACAAGCACGCCGGAGCAGTCGATTCGATCAAGTTGTACGTCGAGCACGCCTTGCGCTTGCAGGCGGCCAACCTCTGA
- a CDS encoding microcin C ABC transporter permease YejB: MWAYILRRLLLIIPTLVIILLVNFVIIQAAPGGPVEQAIAHLQGIGGASVGGGASETMSGTSRASRGLDPQLIKDIEKQYGFDKPAHERLWLMLKNYAQLDFGKSFFRGATVTDLILQKMPVTISLGLWATLITYLVSIPLGIRKAVHHGSHFDIWSSTAIIIGYAMPAFLFAMFLIVVFAGGTSLNWFPVRGLVSDNFESLSTLGKIADYFWHLVLPVTALVIGGFATLTILTKNSFLNEITRQYVVTARAKGLSERRVLYGHVFRNAMLLVVSGIPQAFISVFFAGSLLIEVIFSLDGLGRMSYEAAVSRDYPVVFGSLFIFTLFGLLIKLIGDLCYTLVDPRIDFAARNA; encoded by the coding sequence ATGTGGGCTTACATACTGCGGCGCCTGCTGCTGATCATCCCGACGCTGGTGATCATTCTGCTGGTCAACTTCGTGATCATCCAGGCCGCGCCGGGTGGTCCGGTGGAACAGGCCATTGCCCACTTGCAGGGGATCGGCGGAGCCAGTGTCGGTGGCGGTGCGAGCGAGACCATGAGCGGCACCTCCCGCGCCAGCCGTGGCCTCGACCCGCAGTTGATCAAGGACATCGAAAAACAGTACGGCTTCGACAAACCGGCCCATGAACGCCTGTGGCTGATGCTCAAGAACTATGCGCAGCTGGATTTCGGCAAGAGCTTCTTCCGCGGCGCCACGGTCACCGACCTGATCCTGCAGAAAATGCCGGTGACCATTTCCCTCGGGTTGTGGGCGACGCTGATCACCTATCTGGTGTCGATCCCGCTGGGCATCCGCAAAGCCGTGCACCACGGCAGTCATTTCGATATCTGGAGCAGTACGGCGATCATCATCGGTTACGCGATGCCGGCGTTCCTGTTCGCGATGTTCCTGATCGTGGTGTTTGCCGGCGGTACGTCGCTGAACTGGTTTCCGGTGCGCGGACTGGTCTCGGACAACTTCGAATCACTGTCGACACTGGGCAAGATTGCCGACTATTTCTGGCACCTTGTTCTACCGGTGACTGCGCTGGTGATCGGCGGCTTTGCGACCTTGACAATCCTCACCAAGAACTCGTTTCTCAATGAAATCACCCGTCAGTACGTGGTCACCGCTCGCGCCAAAGGCCTGAGCGAACGCCGGGTGCTGTATGGTCATGTGTTTCGCAACGCGATGTTACTGGTGGTGTCGGGCATTCCCCAAGCCTTCATCAGTGTGTTCTTTGCCGGTTCGTTGCTGATCGAGGTGATTTTCTCCCTCGACGGCCTCGGGCGGATGAGCTACGAAGCTGCCGTGTCCCGGGACTACCCGGTGGTGTTTGGTTCGCTGTTCATCTTCACCCTGTTCGGCCTCCTGATAAAACTGATCGGCGACCTGTGCTACACGCTCGTCGATCCGCGCATCGACTTCGCAGCGAGGAATGCCTGA
- a CDS encoding peptidylprolyl isomerase, with translation MAKATARHILVSSEDKCNELKAQIEAGADFAEVAKANSTCPSSRQGGDLGSFGPGQMVKEFDTVVFSAPINVVQGPVKTQFGYHLLEVTSRQD, from the coding sequence ATGGCTAAAGCCACTGCCCGCCACATCCTGGTTTCGAGCGAAGACAAGTGCAACGAACTCAAGGCCCAGATCGAAGCCGGCGCCGATTTCGCTGAAGTCGCCAAAGCCAACTCCACTTGCCCGTCCAGCCGCCAGGGCGGTGATCTGGGCTCGTTCGGCCCGGGCCAGATGGTCAAGGAATTCGATACCGTAGTGTTCAGCGCACCGATCAACGTCGTGCAAGGCCCGGTCAAGACTCAGTTCGGCTATCACCTGCTGGAAGTCACCAGCCGTCAGGACTGA